Proteins co-encoded in one Candidatus Bipolaricaulota bacterium genomic window:
- a CDS encoding branched-chain amino acid ABC transporter permease, producing MEQFVSILSYIVFFAITAGTYGVLTLGLNIQWGYTGLFNIGIAGFYALGAYTSALISGPAPSPWEGRTFGGFELPFILGLLGAAVVCGIVALLIGIPTLRLRADYLAIATIGIAESIRLVLNNESWLTNGVWGIQGIPAPLYKTIHGGAKAFLAAHPGIPGWLHDLIAKSYDWFYLGLVLFVLLVIYLIVERLGRAPWGRVIRAIREDEDATAMLGKNTFAFKLQSLVLGAMVMGVGGSLYAHYARFISPASFKPFYGTFLIWVMLILGGSGNNRGAILGSFVVWGIWAGTDFLTKYFPVSATQAASLRIILIALLLEVILLWRPQGLLPPRKQKKTDSD from the coding sequence ATGGAACAGTTCGTCAGTATCCTCAGCTACATTGTATTCTTCGCCATAACGGCCGGAACCTACGGGGTGCTCACCCTGGGGCTGAACATCCAGTGGGGCTACACCGGCCTGTTCAATATCGGGATCGCCGGGTTCTACGCCCTTGGGGCGTACACCTCGGCCCTCATCTCCGGTCCGGCCCCGAGCCCGTGGGAGGGGAGGACGTTCGGTGGGTTCGAGCTCCCGTTCATCCTCGGGCTCCTCGGGGCGGCGGTTGTGTGCGGGATCGTTGCTCTCCTCATCGGGATTCCGACCCTGCGGCTGCGTGCCGACTACCTGGCGATCGCCACGATCGGGATCGCCGAGTCGATCCGGTTGGTCCTCAACAACGAGTCCTGGTTGACAAACGGAGTGTGGGGAATCCAGGGGATCCCCGCGCCGCTGTACAAGACGATCCACGGTGGTGCTAAGGCGTTTCTGGCGGCCCATCCCGGGATTCCAGGATGGCTGCACGACTTGATCGCCAAGTCATACGACTGGTTCTACCTCGGGCTTGTCCTGTTCGTCCTGCTCGTCATCTACTTGATTGTGGAACGGCTCGGGCGTGCCCCGTGGGGACGGGTGATCAGGGCGATTCGGGAGGACGAGGACGCCACCGCGATGCTGGGGAAAAACACGTTCGCGTTCAAGCTCCAGTCCCTCGTCCTCGGTGCGATGGTGATGGGAGTCGGCGGGAGTCTCTACGCCCATTATGCCCGGTTCATCTCCCCCGCCTCGTTCAAGCCGTTCTACGGCACCTTCCTGATCTGGGTGATGCTCATCCTCGGGGGGAGTGGGAACAACCGCGGCGCAATCCTGGGAAGCTTTGTCGTGTGGGGAATCTGGGCCGGGACGGACTTCCTTACCAAGTATTTCCCGGTCTCTGCTACCCAGGCGGCGAGCCTGCGGATCATCCTGATCGCTTTACTCCTCGAGGTCATCCTCCTGTGGCGTCCGCAGGGGCTCCTCCCTCCACGGAAGCAGAAGAAGACCGATTCCGACTGA
- a CDS encoding ABC transporter substrate-binding protein, translated as MSLTGPLGPYGPPIVNGAKLAVEQINAAGGVLGKELELVVRDTATSPDVGRDAARKLVELDHVPAIVGALSSGVTIAASSVTIPAEVVLISPASTSPAIPALKDNDYVFRTVVSDAVQGIVLARMALLLNYQKVSVIYVNNAYGKGLADVFKKNFESYGGKVLAVVPYEENKPSYRGEVEKAISGDPDALIMVSYPVDGNKQIVEAVEAGYQGKFLFSDGMKGEGVAPGPACQSGDNPGPIEGAYGTVAAAGFRTDQCDADYEAEFGKSTVPYYYQAYDAVMLIALAMERAGKATGEAIRDNLRAVANPPGEKVYYGEFAKAVSLLKAGKEINYEGLSGTVDFKDNGDVEGGILIWKIQDCQVVPVLTVSG; from the coding sequence ATGTCGCTCACCGGTCCGCTAGGGCCGTACGGCCCGCCGATCGTCAACGGGGCGAAGCTGGCGGTTGAGCAGATCAACGCTGCGGGTGGAGTACTGGGCAAGGAACTTGAACTCGTTGTGCGCGATACGGCGACATCACCCGATGTAGGACGGGACGCGGCACGAAAGCTGGTGGAGCTCGATCACGTTCCCGCGATCGTCGGAGCACTGTCGAGCGGAGTGACGATCGCCGCTTCCAGCGTTACCATCCCGGCTGAAGTCGTCCTCATCTCCCCCGCTTCCACCTCCCCGGCTATCCCCGCGCTGAAGGATAACGACTACGTGTTCCGGACAGTCGTATCCGACGCGGTGCAGGGTATCGTTCTCGCCCGGATGGCGTTGCTCCTGAACTATCAGAAGGTCTCTGTGATCTACGTAAACAACGCCTATGGAAAGGGGCTTGCTGACGTGTTCAAGAAAAACTTTGAATCCTACGGCGGTAAGGTCCTGGCTGTGGTCCCGTACGAGGAAAACAAGCCCTCCTATCGGGGTGAGGTTGAGAAGGCGATTAGCGGAGATCCGGATGCCCTTATCATGGTCAGCTATCCGGTCGACGGAAACAAGCAGATTGTGGAAGCAGTCGAGGCCGGTTATCAAGGGAAATTCCTCTTCTCGGATGGGATGAAGGGCGAGGGAGTTGCCCCGGGACCGGCCTGCCAGTCCGGTGACAACCCCGGCCCAATCGAAGGGGCGTACGGGACAGTCGCCGCCGCCGGTTTCCGCACCGACCAGTGTGACGCCGACTATGAGGCCGAGTTCGGGAAGAGCACGGTACCTTACTACTACCAGGCGTATGACGCGGTGATGCTGATTGCATTGGCGATGGAACGGGCCGGCAAGGCAACTGGTGAGGCGATTCGGGACAACCTGCGCGCTGTCGCCAACCCACCGGGGGAGAAGGTCTACTACGGCGAGTTCGCCAAGGCGGTCTCCCTGTTGAAGGCGGGGAAGGAGATCAACTATGAGGGCCTCTCCGGCACGGTGGACTTCAAGGATAACGGTGACGTGGAAGGCGGGATCCTGATCTGGAAGATCCAGGACTGCCAGGTCGTCCCGGTGTTGACTGTTTCGGGATAA
- the acs gene encoding acetate--CoA ligase — MKKRAWVADESIYAEAKADPVKFWAKHAEELHWFKKWEKDYEFAPQAYKWFIGGKINLSYNSLDRHIEAGNGDKVAIIWEPEPTDEAPRKITYSELHELVSKFANVLKSLGVKKGDRVGIYLPMIPEAVIAMQACARIGAPHSVVFSAFSPDSLRDRLIDAGAKVLITADGYYRRGKKIDLKKNADAGIEGTAVEKVVVVKRLDGSASMTPGRDLWYHELMADASADCPAEELDAEDLSFLLYTSGTTGKPKGIMHTTGGYAVQSYLTAKWNFDLHEGDIFWCTADVGWITGHTYINYAPLMNGVTSLIFEGSPDFPDYGRFWAIIEKHKVTQLYTAPTAIRMFIKWGDEWPEKYDLSSLRLLGTVGEPINVDAWLWYFEKIGGGRCPIIDTWWQTETGANMVNNLPGIGPFIPTVAGRPFPGVIADILDSGGTPVKPGDGGYLTIFNPFPPALTRGIYGDMERFKNQYFSDYGPERYFTSDGARKDEMGNIRITGRVDDVMNVAGHRLATAEVESALAQNDKVSEVAVVSRPHDLKGEVPVAFVLLKAGITPSEEIRKELMDTVTKVIGPTGRPDEIIFVEDVPKTRSGKIMRRVLKALVRNEPIGDITTLQNPDSVDHLKEMVGYKG, encoded by the coding sequence ATGAAGAAGCGGGCGTGGGTCGCCGACGAGTCGATCTACGCCGAGGCAAAGGCCGACCCGGTGAAGTTCTGGGCCAAGCACGCCGAGGAGCTCCACTGGTTCAAGAAATGGGAGAAGGACTACGAGTTCGCCCCGCAGGCGTACAAGTGGTTCATCGGTGGAAAGATCAACCTCTCCTACAACTCCCTCGACCGGCACATCGAGGCGGGAAACGGAGATAAGGTCGCCATAATCTGGGAACCGGAGCCGACCGACGAGGCCCCGCGCAAGATCACGTACTCCGAACTGCACGAGCTCGTCTCCAAGTTCGCCAACGTGCTTAAGAGCTTGGGGGTAAAGAAGGGGGACCGCGTTGGGATCTACCTTCCGATGATCCCTGAGGCGGTGATCGCGATGCAGGCGTGCGCCCGGATCGGCGCACCGCACTCGGTCGTGTTCTCCGCCTTCTCCCCGGATTCGCTCCGCGACCGGCTGATCGATGCCGGTGCCAAGGTGTTGATCACCGCCGACGGCTACTACCGCCGCGGCAAGAAGATCGACCTGAAGAAGAACGCCGACGCCGGTATCGAGGGGACTGCCGTGGAGAAGGTCGTCGTCGTCAAGCGGCTCGACGGGAGCGCGTCGATGACCCCGGGGCGTGATCTGTGGTACCACGAGCTGATGGCGGACGCGTCCGCCGACTGCCCGGCAGAGGAGCTCGATGCAGAGGACCTCTCGTTCCTCCTCTACACATCGGGAACGACCGGAAAGCCGAAGGGGATCATGCATACGACCGGCGGCTACGCCGTTCAGTCCTACCTCACGGCGAAGTGGAACTTCGACCTGCACGAGGGGGACATATTCTGGTGCACGGCCGACGTCGGCTGGATCACCGGCCATACCTACATCAACTACGCTCCGCTGATGAACGGGGTGACGAGCCTGATCTTCGAGGGCTCCCCCGACTTCCCGGACTACGGTCGGTTCTGGGCGATCATCGAGAAGCACAAGGTCACCCAGCTCTACACCGCACCGACCGCGATCCGGATGTTCATCAAGTGGGGGGACGAGTGGCCGGAGAAGTACGACCTGTCGTCGCTGCGGCTGCTCGGGACGGTCGGTGAGCCGATCAACGTCGATGCCTGGCTGTGGTACTTCGAGAAGATCGGTGGCGGCCGCTGCCCGATCATCGACACGTGGTGGCAGACCGAGACCGGGGCGAACATGGTGAACAACCTCCCCGGAATCGGGCCGTTCATCCCGACCGTCGCCGGCCGGCCGTTCCCCGGAGTGATCGCCGACATCCTCGACTCCGGTGGTACGCCGGTGAAACCGGGCGACGGCGGCTACCTCACGATCTTCAACCCGTTCCCGCCGGCGCTGACGCGCGGGATCTACGGGGACATGGAGCGGTTCAAGAACCAGTACTTCTCCGACTACGGCCCGGAGCGCTACTTCACGAGCGACGGGGCGCGGAAGGACGAGATGGGGAACATCCGGATCACCGGGCGCGTCGACGACGTAATGAACGTCGCCGGCCACCGACTGGCGACCGCCGAGGTGGAGAGCGCCCTCGCCCAGAACGACAAGGTGAGCGAGGTCGCGGTCGTCTCCCGCCCGCATGATCTGAAGGGAGAGGTACCGGTCGCGTTCGTCCTGCTGAAGGCCGGAATCACCCCGTCGGAGGAGATCCGCAAGGAACTGATGGACACGGTCACCAAGGTGATCGGCCCGACCGGACGGCCGGACGAGATCATCTTCGTCGAGGACGTCCCGAAGACCCGCTCCGGAAAGATCATGCGCCGGGTGTTGAAGGCGCTCGTCCGGAATGAGCCGATCGGGGACATCACCACGCTGCAGAACCCGGACAGCGTCGACCATCTGAAGGAGATGGTCGGCTACAAGGGATAA